One segment of Desulfosudis oleivorans Hxd3 DNA contains the following:
- a CDS encoding AMP-binding protein, whose product MSAQMPWFKEYKVFGIPQSLEPYPNKSVGDILDDTAARFKKTGLIQNNFKMTYPEAKDHADRLATALAAMGLKKGERVATILPTSIQFVIADYAIAKAGLVQIPSSSLEPPSTLEHKFSKGSPRALICLDEYLDIAVEVMKSTGIEHLIVSSLDDYSLNPPATHKALDIPNAVWMADLIANTPPNPPRVDFDVEKDLELLLFTGGTTGLPKGCMLTHRNIYANSMQSCWAQGAAHKILKGAISVLLGLPLFHSYGHMIMHVMTMLGVNQILITDARDSKVMVEMIKEYRPLMQMGVPTQFLKIAQEELQGMGMLGVSGSAPLPPSTQEKFEKQSSGAIMEGYGLSEMSPCTHLNTSFLLRLAGGRIPQRLNSTALGLPGSAFLLNRGMRLIGPKAVGKAFGGFVSFTVNRTGKTKEKKKPSIEKRGTSGIPFPDTEILLVDVDTGAILTPEDIIAGKRGEMCLKGPQRMLGYWPDPGSGMDADGYIHTGDVVTVDKDGYFYIVDRTKDMVNVSGYKVYTREIDDILAGHPGVEMGATVGIPDPEREGSERVVAYVQPTDAYKEKLTPEEIISFLRERVPKYAVPKAVKIVDAMPLTEVQKLNKKEIRKLAEQEFSGSLNN is encoded by the coding sequence TTGAGCGCACAGATGCCGTGGTTTAAAGAGTACAAGGTTTTTGGTATTCCGCAATCCCTGGAGCCGTATCCGAACAAGTCCGTGGGTGACATTCTGGACGACACCGCCGCCCGGTTCAAGAAAACGGGGCTCATCCAGAACAACTTCAAGATGACCTATCCTGAAGCAAAGGACCACGCGGACCGGCTGGCCACGGCCCTGGCGGCCATGGGGCTGAAAAAGGGAGAACGGGTGGCGACCATCCTTCCCACAAGCATTCAGTTTGTGATCGCGGATTACGCCATTGCCAAGGCAGGACTCGTCCAGATTCCCAGCAGCTCGCTTGAGCCGCCCAGTACGCTCGAACACAAATTCTCCAAGGGCTCGCCCAGGGCGCTCATCTGCCTGGACGAGTATCTGGACATTGCCGTGGAGGTGATGAAAAGTACCGGAATAGAACACCTGATTGTGTCGAGCCTGGATGACTACTCTTTAAACCCGCCGGCCACCCATAAGGCCCTGGATATTCCCAACGCCGTATGGATGGCCGACCTGATCGCCAACACACCGCCCAATCCGCCCCGGGTAGACTTTGATGTTGAAAAGGACCTGGAGCTGCTGCTGTTTACCGGCGGCACCACCGGGCTGCCCAAGGGATGCATGCTGACCCATCGCAACATCTACGCCAACAGCATGCAGTCCTGCTGGGCCCAGGGAGCGGCGCACAAAATATTAAAAGGGGCAATTTCCGTTCTACTCGGCTTGCCCCTTTTTCATTCTTACGGCCACATGATCATGCATGTCATGACCATGCTGGGCGTCAACCAGATACTGATCACCGACGCCCGTGACTCCAAGGTCATGGTGGAAATGATCAAGGAATACCGGCCCCTCATGCAGATGGGGGTTCCGACCCAGTTCCTCAAGATCGCCCAGGAAGAGCTCCAGGGGATGGGCATGCTCGGGGTTTCCGGATCCGCGCCGCTTCCGCCGAGTACCCAGGAAAAGTTTGAAAAGCAGTCAAGCGGCGCCATCATGGAGGGATACGGATTGTCCGAGATGTCGCCGTGCACGCACCTGAACACCTCTTTTCTGTTGCGGCTGGCCGGCGGACGTATTCCCCAGCGCCTCAACAGCACGGCCCTCGGCCTGCCGGGGTCCGCGTTTCTGTTGAACCGGGGCATGCGGCTGATCGGCCCCAAGGCCGTAGGCAAGGCCTTTGGTGGGTTTGTCTCCTTTACCGTCAACCGCACCGGAAAAACAAAAGAAAAGAAAAAACCATCCATTGAAAAACGTGGTACGTCCGGTATTCCGTTTCCGGACACGGAAATCCTGCTGGTTGACGTGGATACCGGCGCAATCCTTACCCCCGAGGACATTATTGCCGGCAAGCGCGGTGAGATGTGCCTGAAAGGCCCCCAGCGCATGCTGGGCTACTGGCCGGATCCGGGCAGCGGAATGGATGCAGACGGTTATATTCACACCGGCGACGTTGTAACAGTGGACAAGGACGGTTACTTTTATATTGTCGACCGCACCAAGGACATGGTCAACGTCTCCGGCTACAAGGTGTATACACGGGAAATCGACGACATTCTCGCCGGTCACCCCGGCGTGGAGATGGGCGCCACCGTGGGTATTCCGGACCCTGAACGGGAGGGCAGCGAACGGGTGGTGGCCTATGTGCAGCCCACCGATGCGTATAAGGAAAAGCTGACCCCCGAGGAGATCATCTCCTTTCTTCGGGAACGGGTGCCCAAGTATGCGGTTCCCAAGGCCGTAAAAATAGTGGATGCCATGCCCCTCACCGAGGTGCAGAAGCTGAATAAAAAAGAGATCCGCAAGTTGGCGGAACAGGAGTTTTCAGGCAGTTTAAACAATTAA
- a CDS encoding DUF72 domain-containing protein: MVASGAQILVGTCGYSYPEWKDAGFYAEDTPSGKMLEAYARRFSVTELNYTWYQMPKAPAVERMCRNVPETFRFAAKLNRKLTHEVEPNQWRQEAAQYRAGISPLVQSNQLAAVLVQFPPSFQRTPANRSYLAALLDEMGDLPLAVEFRHVSWATDKVYAAFTEKKVTLVAVDVPDLAWLYPSVDVVTNPDLFYVRFHGRNAKGWNAGSMQQQFDYDYTAAELSPWADQRIPRMAAQAGAGLVFFNNHVRAQAPNNALQLIQMLIRQGLFQ, encoded by the coding sequence ATGGTTGCATCTGGCGCACAGATTCTGGTCGGCACCTGCGGGTATTCCTATCCGGAGTGGAAAGACGCCGGCTTTTATGCCGAAGACACACCCTCCGGGAAAATGCTGGAAGCCTATGCCCGGCGGTTTTCCGTAACTGAGCTGAATTATACCTGGTATCAGATGCCCAAGGCCCCGGCGGTGGAGCGCATGTGCCGGAATGTACCGGAGACCTTCCGGTTTGCCGCCAAGCTGAACCGCAAGCTGACCCATGAAGTGGAGCCCAACCAGTGGCGGCAGGAAGCCGCACAATACCGGGCGGGCATATCGCCCCTGGTGCAGTCCAACCAGTTGGCCGCCGTGCTGGTCCAGTTTCCCCCCTCGTTTCAGCGCACGCCGGCCAACAGATCATACCTGGCCGCCCTGCTGGATGAAATGGGCGACCTTCCCCTGGCCGTGGAGTTCCGGCATGTCTCCTGGGCAACAGACAAGGTATATGCCGCGTTTACCGAAAAAAAAGTCACCCTGGTGGCGGTGGATGTGCCGGACCTGGCCTGGCTCTATCCCTCGGTGGATGTGGTGACCAACCCGGACCTGTTTTATGTCCGGTTTCACGGCAGAAACGCCAAAGGGTGGAACGCCGGCAGCATGCAGCAGCAGTTTGACTATGATTATACCGCCGCAGAACTGTCCCCCTGGGCCGACCAGCGCATTCCGCGGATGGCCGCGCAGGCAGGGGCCGGCCTGGTGTTTTTCAATAACCATGTCCGGGCCCAGGCGCCGAACAACGCGCTCCAGCTTATTCAGATGCTGATACGGCAGGGCCTGTTTCAATGA
- a CDS encoding TetR/AcrR family transcriptional regulator: protein MKAEKRKDLILACSKKLFAKQGFYRTQISDIIDEARIARGTIYQYFKNKEDIFVSLLEGAYAQWEQAVSQAVAAIDLKTIKPVDYFRLRIQTTLEFLLADPDICSIVLSMGFGLPEDLEKATRKLESKIRDIAVNDFMLGIHNNHVRKNINIDHAAEMIAGAAFRSAYYMQKKAKTGDRADIDTMTDEIVNLLAPGIFLPESLKL from the coding sequence ATGAAAGCGGAAAAACGAAAAGACCTGATCCTGGCATGTTCGAAAAAACTGTTTGCAAAACAGGGGTTTTACAGGACACAAATTTCAGACATCATAGATGAAGCCAGGATTGCCAGGGGGACGATATACCAGTATTTTAAAAACAAAGAAGATATTTTTGTTTCCCTGCTGGAAGGCGCCTATGCCCAGTGGGAGCAGGCCGTTTCCCAGGCCGTGGCCGCCATTGACCTGAAAACCATCAAACCGGTGGATTACTTTCGGCTGCGCATACAAACAACACTGGAGTTTTTATTAGCTGATCCGGATATTTGCAGCATTGTCCTCTCCATGGGATTCGGTCTTCCCGAAGACCTGGAAAAAGCAACCCGCAAGCTTGAAAGCAAAATACGGGATATTGCGGTAAACGACTTCATGCTGGGCATTCACAACAATCATGTTCGAAAAAACATCAACATCGATCATGCCGCCGAGATGATTGCCGGGGCCGCGTTCCGGTCGGCCTATTATATGCAGAAAAAGGCCAAAACCGGTGACCGGGCCGACATCGACACCATGACCGACGAAATCGTCAACCTGCTGGCGCCCGGCATCTTTCTTCCTGAATCCCTGAAACTGTGA
- a CDS encoding SCP2 sterol-binding domain-containing protein: MDIPAGISVKELLLDFSPNLAKKTIAESGAATELAGTEFTMVVEVSGDKFAYVVKDGTEFDVKEGDLDNPLVRISITAEDLQKMIETNSLDMLLGIQSDLNKRKYNTLQTLKGSFMAQLANDDGSAVSIKTVFNGADTPAATFKMKTADSIALVKKETNPVNLFMSGGMQIEGDMAFAMQTQPLFT, encoded by the coding sequence ATGGATATACCTGCAGGAATCAGCGTAAAAGAACTTCTTCTGGACTTTTCCCCCAACCTGGCAAAAAAAACGATCGCTGAAAGCGGCGCCGCCACTGAACTGGCCGGCACTGAGTTCACCATGGTGGTCGAGGTTTCCGGGGACAAATTTGCCTACGTGGTGAAAGACGGCACCGAGTTTGACGTCAAGGAAGGCGACCTGGACAACCCCCTGGTCCGAATCAGCATTACCGCTGAAGACCTTCAGAAAATGATCGAAACCAACAGCCTGGACATGCTGCTGGGCATTCAGAGCGACCTGAACAAGCGTAAGTACAACACGCTTCAGACCCTTAAAGGCAGCTTCATGGCCCAGCTGGCCAATGACGACGGCAGCGCCGTATCGATCAAAACCGTTTTCAACGGTGCTGACACCCCGGCCGCAACCTTCAAGATGAAAACAGCGGACTCCATCGCCCTGGTAAAAAAGGAGACCAACCCGGTAAACCTGTTCATGTCCGGCGGCATGCAGATCGAAGGGGACATGGCCTTTGCCATGCAGACACAGCCCCTGTTTACCTAA
- the lexA gene encoding transcriptional repressor LexA, producing MRDSLTARQQQVLEYFQHEIAETGASPSLRQAADALSVSHTAISQALKLLEKKGYITRHGRYSRDIHVLNPMNQSAGMHRWREIPVIGAITAGLPMYAQQEWEGTLVLDRSCFPGDNLFALRVKGDSMKDAAILDGDLVICEPRQFAENGEIVVALVNGEEATVKRFFKRQDHIELKPENPAYAPLKLMFGDVLIQGKVIGLHRDQQGLV from the coding sequence ATGAGAGACTCCCTTACAGCCCGGCAGCAGCAGGTACTGGAATATTTTCAGCATGAGATCGCTGAGACCGGTGCATCGCCAAGCCTGCGGCAGGCGGCGGATGCGCTGTCCGTCAGCCACACCGCCATATCCCAGGCACTGAAATTGCTGGAGAAAAAAGGCTACATTACCCGTCATGGGAGATACAGTCGCGATATCCATGTGCTTAACCCCATGAACCAGTCAGCCGGCATGCACCGCTGGCGGGAAATTCCCGTTATCGGCGCCATTACTGCCGGGTTGCCCATGTATGCCCAGCAGGAATGGGAGGGCACCCTGGTTCTGGACCGGAGCTGCTTTCCCGGGGACAACCTTTTTGCCCTGAGGGTAAAAGGGGATTCCATGAAGGACGCTGCTATTTTAGACGGGGACCTGGTTATCTGCGAACCCCGCCAATTTGCGGAAAACGGTGAGATCGTGGTGGCCCTGGTGAACGGCGAGGAAGCCACGGTAAAACGGTTTTTCAAACGCCAGGACCATATTGAGCTGAAGCCCGAAAACCCTGCCTATGCCCCCCTTAAGCTGATGTTTGGTGATGTGCTGATTCAGGGAAAGGTCATTGGCCTGCACAGGGATCAGCAAGGGCTTGTCTGA
- the dinB gene encoding DNA polymerase IV, protein MILHVDMDAFFASVEQLDHPEWRGRAVVVGRSSGRGVVAAASYEARVFGVHSAMPMSRALKLCPDAIVAPPRMERYKEVSARVMEILDAVSPLVEQVSIDEAYLDISGCERLHGTPETIGKNIKKQVFDTLGITCSVGVAPIKFLAKIASDMNKPDGLMVILPEAADRFIETLPVHKVPGVGSVTKKQLALMGIETLGDVVRLPDGVLSKKLGKFGRRLKELSRGIDDSRVVPWHPAKSVSEETTLSRDTAEKQELRHHLLRQAGDVCRHLQKLNARARVVFIKIKYADFSQTTRQTTLDAPVQSSDTIYRQASALLEKQTLAQKVRLIGVGVTELVVTSGGVQMELFDGEARRDSRWEQVDRSVSAISEKFGKTMVKRGSLDE, encoded by the coding sequence ATGATTCTTCATGTTGACATGGACGCGTTTTTCGCGTCGGTAGAGCAGCTGGACCACCCCGAGTGGCGAGGCCGTGCCGTGGTGGTTGGCAGAAGCTCGGGCCGGGGGGTGGTGGCAGCGGCCAGCTACGAGGCCCGGGTCTTTGGCGTGCACTCGGCCATGCCCATGTCCCGGGCCTTAAAGCTCTGTCCTGACGCGATTGTGGCGCCCCCGCGCATGGAACGCTACAAGGAGGTGTCTGCCCGGGTCATGGAGATCCTGGACGCGGTCTCTCCCCTGGTGGAGCAGGTCTCCATTGACGAGGCCTACCTCGACATCTCGGGATGCGAACGGCTGCACGGCACCCCGGAAACCATTGGAAAAAATATCAAGAAGCAGGTCTTTGACACGCTCGGCATCACCTGCTCGGTGGGCGTGGCGCCGATCAAGTTCCTGGCCAAGATCGCCTCGGACATGAACAAGCCCGACGGCCTGATGGTGATTTTGCCCGAAGCGGCGGACCGGTTTATCGAAACCCTGCCCGTTCACAAGGTGCCGGGGGTGGGGTCGGTCACAAAAAAACAGCTGGCCCTGATGGGCATTGAAACCCTGGGCGACGTGGTCCGGCTGCCAGACGGAGTGCTTTCCAAAAAGCTGGGAAAATTCGGCCGGCGATTAAAAGAACTCTCCCGGGGAATCGACGATTCCCGGGTGGTGCCGTGGCATCCGGCAAAATCGGTGAGCGAGGAGACCACCCTTTCCCGGGACACGGCGGAAAAACAGGAACTGCGGCACCATCTGCTGCGCCAGGCCGGAGACGTATGCCGCCATCTTCAGAAGCTGAACGCCCGGGCCCGGGTGGTGTTTATCAAGATAAAATATGCCGACTTTTCCCAAACCACCCGGCAAACCACCCTGGACGCTCCGGTCCAGTCCTCGGACACCATTTACCGGCAGGCGTCCGCCCTCCTGGAAAAACAGACCCTTGCCCAGAAGGTCCGGTTGATCGGCGTGGGCGTTACCGAACTGGTGGTGACCTCCGGGGGCGTGCAGATGGAGTTATTTGACGGGGAGGCGCGCCGCGACTCCCGGTGGGAGCAGGTGGACCGGTCGGTGTCGGCCATATCGGAAAAGTTCGGCAAGACCATGGTCAAGCGGGGCTCGCTGGATGAGTGA
- a CDS encoding GIY-YIG nuclease family protein, with the protein MYWVYILQSTTTQRYYCGYTDDLDRRLKQHNDPDYHGTRTTKVFSGPWELIWQLNKIHWQGR; encoded by the coding sequence ATGTATTGGGTCTATATTCTGCAAAGCACTACAACTCAACGCTATTACTGCGGCTACACAGACGATCTAGACAGACGGTTAAAGCAACACAATGATCCCGACTATCACGGTACCAGAACAACTAAAGTCTTTTCCGGCCCGTGGGAGCTGATCTGGCAACTAAACAAAATTCATTGGCAAGGACGTTGA
- a CDS encoding NRDE family protein, with the protein MCLILIANRYRADYPFILAANRDEFYDRPTAVLDFWEDAPRVLAGRDKKAGGTWLGVTTTGRFAAVTNFRDPRLANPAAPSRGALVSDFLSGTTAPDQYLLDLQQENRPYSGFNLVAGTLDDGLFYYSNREQQVRRISPGLHGLSNHLLDTPWPKVETGRNRLKGLLSKGKAFSPDDLLEILHDTTMPPDNRLPDTGVGIAWERVLSPMFIRSPDYGTRSSSVILIDGEGRGLFVERTFEPGAGDRLKTQDKRISFQVGHA; encoded by the coding sequence ATGTGTCTTATCCTGATCGCCAACCGGTATCGTGCCGACTATCCGTTTATCCTTGCTGCCAACCGGGACGAGTTTTATGACCGGCCCACGGCGGTGCTGGACTTCTGGGAGGACGCGCCCCGGGTGCTGGCCGGAAGGGACAAAAAGGCCGGCGGCACCTGGCTGGGTGTTACCACCACCGGCCGGTTTGCCGCAGTGACCAACTTCCGGGATCCCCGGCTGGCAAATCCGGCCGCCCCTTCACGGGGTGCGCTGGTAAGCGACTTTCTTTCGGGGACTACGGCTCCGGATCAATACCTTCTTGATCTTCAGCAGGAAAACCGGCCGTACAGCGGCTTCAACCTGGTCGCAGGAACACTGGACGATGGCCTGTTTTATTACTCCAACAGGGAACAGCAGGTGCGCCGCATCTCCCCCGGCCTGCACGGCCTTTCCAACCACCTGCTGGACACGCCCTGGCCCAAAGTGGAAACCGGCAGGAACAGGCTCAAGGGCCTGCTGAGTAAGGGAAAAGCGTTTTCTCCGGACGACCTGCTGGAGATTCTGCACGACACAACGATGCCGCCGGACAACCGGCTGCCGGACACGGGCGTGGGCATCGCCTGGGAGCGGGTGCTTTCGCCCATGTTCATTCGCTCTCCGGATTACGGCACCCGCAGCTCGTCGGTGATCCTGATAGATGGCGAAGGCCGGGGCCTGTTTGTGGAGCGGACGTTTGAACCCGGGGCCGGGGACCGCCTGAAAACCCAGGATAAACGCATATCTTTCCAGGTGGGCCATGCATGA